One stretch of Streptomyces sp. NBC_01142 DNA includes these proteins:
- a CDS encoding DUF397 domain-containing protein, producing the protein MQSRTPEIPAEAWFKSSYSGANTSECVEAAAVLDGAAVRDSKYPYGPQIAFDTHAWASFLAALRDNRLS; encoded by the coding sequence ATGCAGAGCCGCACCCCTGAGATACCGGCCGAAGCCTGGTTCAAGTCCTCGTACAGCGGGGCGAACACTAGCGAGTGTGTAGAGGCAGCGGCCGTGCTTGACGGTGCGGCTGTCCGAGACAGCAAGTATCCGTACGGCCCCCAGATCGCTTTCGACACCCACGCTTGGGCCAGTTTTTTGGCCGCGCTGCGAGACAACCGACTCAGCTGA
- a CDS encoding DUF6879 family protein, protein MPSNVPTFTDLLAGAKRSAVHLEMRDTYYSNPRFESWRQGHCVDWNDRASWWRPFHQEIADAVARGVTVRRARVVSEPVTEYIRWEHYVTHANVTAGEQVRWLPRRLASDLLLPGNDFWVFDDTSVEIHHFSGDGDSIEDEILSDPKLIELCASGFERIWERAIPHEQYEIH, encoded by the coding sequence ATGCCGTCGAACGTCCCGACGTTCACTGACCTACTGGCCGGAGCCAAGAGGTCGGCCGTCCATCTGGAGATGCGAGACACTTACTACAGCAATCCTCGCTTCGAGTCATGGCGGCAGGGGCACTGTGTCGACTGGAACGACCGCGCCTCGTGGTGGCGTCCCTTCCACCAGGAGATCGCCGACGCGGTCGCCCGCGGGGTGACGGTCCGCCGGGCTCGGGTCGTCTCCGAGCCGGTGACCGAGTACATCCGCTGGGAGCACTACGTCACCCACGCCAACGTGACCGCGGGCGAGCAGGTGCGCTGGCTGCCGCGGCGGCTCGCATCGGATCTGCTGCTGCCGGGCAACGACTTCTGGGTCTTCGACGACACTTCGGTGGAGATTCACCACTTCTCCGGCGACGGTGACTCCATCGAGGATGAGATCCTCAGCGATCCGAAGTTGATCGAACTGTGCGCCTCCGGCTTCGAACGCATTTGGGAGCGAGCCATCCCGCACGAGCAATACGAGATCCACTAG
- a CDS encoding ATP-binding protein, which yields MLPFEAEPARVRILRRYVRDQLTQWGFPALADEVQLAVTELATNVIKHVGDGAVATLVMEPREGSLRVEIHDQSHAVPGAVEQECGAERGRGLHLLAGMSADWGTIVTATGKTVWCEFVLGDSGQCLRIQRAAAALEGYQVAGESPGRLSVGRLPVLETSATELIADLLHWLTARGGDPDAILERAQMHFEAEAV from the coding sequence GTGCTGCCCTTCGAGGCAGAACCGGCCAGGGTGCGCATCCTGCGCAGGTACGTGAGGGATCAACTCACCCAGTGGGGCTTCCCTGCTCTGGCCGACGAGGTGCAGCTGGCGGTCACTGAGCTCGCGACCAATGTAATCAAGCACGTCGGTGACGGAGCGGTGGCGACCCTTGTCATGGAGCCAAGGGAGGGCTCACTTCGCGTAGAGATCCACGACCAGAGCCATGCTGTGCCGGGGGCTGTGGAGCAGGAGTGCGGCGCCGAGCGTGGCCGGGGACTTCACCTGCTGGCAGGTATGTCCGCAGACTGGGGCACCATCGTGACGGCGACAGGCAAGACAGTGTGGTGCGAGTTCGTCCTGGGCGATTCCGGGCAATGCCTCCGCATCCAGCGTGCAGCGGCTGCACTAGAGGGTTATCAGGTGGCCGGCGAGAGCCCGGGACGCCTCAGTGTCGGCCGCCTGCCTGTCTTGGAGACATCGGCGACTGAACTGATCGCGGACTTGCTGCACTGGCTAACCGCAAGGGGCGGCGACCCGGACGCGATCCTGGAGCGGGCTCAGATGCACTTCGAGGCTGAGGCTGTCTGA
- a CDS encoding helix-turn-helix transcriptional regulator gives MSARATTRRRQLGVTMRKLRARKGMTLEEAGRLVGVSKATVSRYETQEGPVKWPIVDALCREYDASEAERKAVVALAKEAKQQGWWSSFADSIPETMNLLLTLEDEAIREDHFNCLYVPGLLQTRSYTEAVQHASEMRLLPEEIERLVDIRMKRQEILTRAKPLHLWAILDESVIRRVVGSRDVMREQLSHLLQANESPDITLQVLPFSKGAHSAAMGSFVILGGAEPSLDVVYVDIHLGSLFMEKEEELDRYRLAFDYLRAQALDMAASSAMIERVREEM, from the coding sequence ATGTCAGCGAGGGCCACCACACGTCGCCGCCAGCTGGGCGTGACGATGCGCAAGCTGCGCGCCCGGAAGGGCATGACCCTGGAGGAAGCCGGCCGCCTGGTTGGGGTCTCGAAGGCCACGGTCAGCCGGTACGAGACACAAGAAGGACCCGTGAAGTGGCCCATCGTGGACGCGCTCTGTCGTGAGTACGACGCGAGCGAGGCCGAGCGTAAGGCTGTAGTCGCACTCGCCAAAGAAGCGAAGCAGCAGGGGTGGTGGAGCTCGTTCGCCGACTCCATCCCGGAAACTATGAACCTCCTGCTGACGCTTGAGGACGAAGCTATTCGCGAGGATCACTTCAACTGCCTCTATGTACCCGGGCTCTTGCAGACCCGCAGCTACACGGAGGCCGTGCAGCATGCCTCCGAGATGCGGTTGCTGCCCGAAGAGATCGAGCGCCTCGTTGACATCCGGATGAAGCGCCAGGAGATCCTCACCCGGGCCAAACCCTTGCACCTCTGGGCCATCCTCGACGAGTCAGTGATCCGCCGCGTGGTCGGTTCGCGCGATGTCATGAGGGAGCAGCTCAGCCATCTGCTCCAGGCCAACGAGTCCCCGGACATCACGCTCCAGGTGCTTCCGTTCTCCAAGGGTGCCCACTCGGCGGCGATGGGCAGCTTCGTGATCCTCGGGGGCGCGGAGCCCAGCCTGGATGTCGTCTACGTCGACATTCACCTTGGCTCGCTCTTCATGGAGAAGGAGGAAGAACTGGATCGATACCGACTTGCGTTCGACTACCTCCGCGCACAAGCGTTGGATATGGCTGCCTCATCAGCCATGATCGAGCGTGTCCGTGAGGAGATGTGA
- a CDS encoding helix-turn-helix transcriptional regulator: MPISPSSSARSARETVARRLRDLRKASGLTVSELADRCGWHHAKTSRIENARTAPSAKDIRLWCRACGDADQADDLIVQSLNAESMYSEWRHQVRSGLKQLQDSWVEFFHETQLFRVYSSTLVPGLLQTEGYAAALLSTIADFREIPNDGPEAAAARVQRSRVIHDPGHRFVLLVEEAALYYRLGEADAMAAQLGYLLTVGALPSVSLGVIPMATQQRRLWPQETFHMYDDTLVSVELLSAQVNITQPSEVALYLKAFEELRTMAVYGQAARALIVKAIDALN, from the coding sequence ATGCCCATCTCCCCATCGTCGTCCGCTCGGTCTGCCCGCGAAACGGTCGCGCGGCGGTTGCGTGACTTGCGCAAGGCGTCAGGGTTGACGGTTTCCGAGCTGGCCGACCGATGTGGCTGGCACCACGCGAAGACGTCTCGCATCGAGAACGCCCGCACCGCACCCTCAGCCAAGGACATACGCCTGTGGTGTCGTGCGTGCGGTGACGCCGATCAGGCAGACGACCTCATCGTTCAGTCCCTCAACGCAGAGTCGATGTACAGCGAGTGGCGCCACCAAGTGCGCAGTGGGCTGAAGCAACTTCAGGACAGCTGGGTGGAGTTCTTCCACGAGACCCAGCTGTTCCGTGTCTACTCATCGACGCTGGTTCCAGGTCTCCTGCAGACCGAGGGCTACGCAGCGGCGTTGCTGAGTACCATCGCCGACTTCCGCGAAATCCCCAACGACGGGCCGGAGGCTGCGGCCGCCCGGGTCCAGCGGTCCCGCGTCATTCACGACCCCGGCCATCGGTTCGTCCTCCTTGTCGAGGAGGCTGCGCTGTACTACCGGCTCGGGGAGGCAGACGCGATGGCTGCGCAGCTGGGCTACCTCCTGACCGTCGGCGCACTGCCTTCCGTGTCCCTCGGAGTGATCCCGATGGCCACGCAACAGCGTCGGCTCTGGCCGCAGGAGACGTTCCACATGTACGACGACACACTCGTGTCGGTGGAGCTGCTGTCGGCCCAGGTGAACATCACGCAGCCCTCTGAGGTCGCCCTGTACTTGAAGGCGTTCGAGGAGTTGCGGACCATGGCCGTGTACGGGCAGGCGGCACGGGCGCTGATCGTGAAGGCGATCGACGCTCTGAACTGA
- a CDS encoding ParB N-terminal domain-containing protein: MKGIGVSVFQEFQPPPRADQFSELIKKRLEEVKSSGGTRETVTVDWNGQAVHVEVIDLPLESLYFNPGTHRIRAQRSHDPVKDQALHRDPWSAESQGYLKYLLQAEPANPNLRDTAFDKLKESLEQFGQNDPGLVTHHGVLVNGNTRAAALRESGVQSMRVGVLPASFTWADINAVELSLQLRKDHRRDYSYINRLLAMEEQAALGRTPDQIAREFRVYPKTYHQERWILSTIRELIERSRSGAAALRLVDFEDDQEKLKELERLYKKLSTVEPDEAEVIKEWRLAAMLLDFAKTDVRHIDEHFAKADYLARSLPASLSDAGQSVGPEPEAVMVPGLGVAVPGTTSRVAAARALNDQILRAKAVVGATATDVPDADKQAARALFDSAKDAFDKAIDDAGRDARVRKRKQLAPARLADACADIDQCVVELVQARTARSLDEEAFDDAVLQLRESLSKLAQQAKRIQGEPGDGVSWLVEAVAEGRP, encoded by the coding sequence GTGAAGGGGATCGGAGTCAGCGTGTTTCAAGAGTTCCAGCCGCCGCCGCGTGCAGACCAGTTCAGCGAGCTGATCAAGAAGAGGTTGGAGGAGGTGAAGTCTTCGGGAGGGACCAGGGAGACCGTTACGGTCGATTGGAACGGTCAGGCTGTCCATGTCGAGGTCATCGATCTTCCCCTCGAAAGCCTCTACTTCAACCCCGGCACCCATCGAATCCGCGCCCAGCGAAGCCATGATCCAGTGAAGGACCAGGCGCTGCATCGTGATCCTTGGAGCGCGGAAAGCCAGGGGTATCTGAAGTATCTGCTCCAGGCTGAGCCGGCCAATCCGAATCTCCGCGACACGGCTTTCGACAAGCTCAAGGAGAGTCTGGAGCAGTTTGGCCAGAACGATCCGGGTCTGGTGACGCACCACGGCGTGCTCGTCAACGGCAACACCAGGGCTGCCGCGCTCAGAGAGAGTGGCGTGCAGTCGATGCGTGTGGGCGTGCTGCCGGCCTCGTTCACCTGGGCGGACATCAACGCCGTCGAGCTGTCGCTGCAGCTGCGCAAGGATCACCGTCGCGACTACTCGTACATCAACCGGCTGCTTGCGATGGAAGAGCAGGCGGCGCTGGGTCGGACTCCGGACCAGATCGCCAGGGAGTTCAGGGTCTATCCCAAGACGTACCACCAGGAGCGGTGGATCCTCAGCACCATCCGGGAACTGATCGAGCGGAGCAGGAGCGGCGCTGCCGCGCTGCGACTGGTCGACTTCGAGGACGACCAGGAGAAGTTGAAGGAACTCGAAAGGCTCTACAAGAAGCTCTCGACGGTCGAGCCTGATGAGGCCGAGGTCATCAAGGAGTGGCGTCTCGCCGCGATGCTGCTGGACTTCGCCAAGACGGATGTTCGCCACATCGACGAGCACTTCGCGAAGGCCGACTACCTGGCAAGGAGCCTTCCGGCGAGCCTCAGCGACGCCGGACAGAGCGTAGGCCCTGAGCCGGAAGCTGTGATGGTTCCCGGTCTTGGTGTCGCGGTGCCCGGGACGACATCTCGTGTGGCCGCGGCCCGCGCGCTCAACGATCAGATTCTGAGGGCAAAGGCTGTCGTTGGCGCTACGGCGACGGATGTGCCGGATGCTGACAAGCAGGCGGCTCGTGCGCTCTTTGATAGCGCTAAGGATGCGTTCGACAAGGCGATCGACGACGCCGGCCGGGACGCACGTGTACGCAAGCGGAAGCAGCTCGCTCCCGCTCGTCTCGCGGACGCCTGCGCCGACATCGACCAGTGCGTAGTCGAGCTTGTGCAGGCGCGGACGGCTCGAAGCCTCGATGAAGAGGCGTTCGACGATGCCGTGCTTCAGCTGCGGGAAAGCCTCAGCAAGCTTGCCCAGCAGGCGAAGCGGATTCAGGGGGAGCCTGGCGACGGCGTTTCCTGGCTCGTTGAGGCCGTCGCGGAGGGTCGGCCGTGA